The following are from one region of the Microbacterium sp. cx-55 genome:
- a CDS encoding DUF4349 domain-containing protein, protein MNEQDERMLPEPPTTDQIDRMETTVMNSIRSAQPAAPSATRKTWRPRVWGGAAAAVAVVALAAVIAPGLTSSMSGSSGSSSTVEGAAVPLTGEVALEQPGQMVDGTAPESVTGAAGDAARDTVGDATAGRDVVATGWVQMTVADVRSTIAEITDLAQTEGGYVESASVGSSGAQPLEGDVSLPMSGSQVTVRVPAERLDAVIESIGGLGEVTSSTLDRTDVTDQTVDLRARIAAQQASVDRLTELMSQAGSVGDLIAAETALSERQAALDSDTQQLASLEDRVALSGVTVSLTPESAPAKADPAGFGDGFAAGWNGLIAALNGTVVALGFLLPWIALVALVGAIVWGVRRAVTRRRTRERPTASDE, encoded by the coding sequence ATGAACGAACAGGACGAACGGATGCTGCCGGAGCCGCCGACGACGGATCAGATCGATCGAATGGAGACCACGGTGATGAACAGCATCCGCAGCGCACAGCCCGCCGCACCCAGCGCGACGCGGAAGACGTGGCGCCCTCGCGTGTGGGGCGGGGCGGCCGCCGCGGTGGCGGTCGTGGCTCTGGCGGCAGTGATCGCTCCGGGGCTGACGTCGAGCATGTCCGGCAGCAGCGGATCATCGTCGACGGTGGAGGGTGCGGCGGTGCCCCTCACCGGCGAGGTTGCGCTCGAACAACCGGGTCAGATGGTCGACGGCACCGCGCCGGAGTCCGTCACCGGCGCGGCCGGGGATGCGGCGCGCGACACGGTCGGCGATGCGACCGCGGGACGCGATGTCGTCGCGACCGGGTGGGTGCAGATGACCGTCGCCGATGTCAGATCGACGATCGCCGAGATCACCGACCTGGCGCAGACCGAGGGCGGATACGTCGAATCGGCGAGCGTCGGGTCGAGCGGCGCGCAGCCGCTGGAGGGGGACGTCTCACTGCCGATGTCGGGCAGCCAGGTCACCGTGCGCGTGCCGGCCGAACGTCTCGACGCCGTCATCGAGAGCATCGGCGGGCTGGGCGAGGTCACCTCGTCGACCCTCGACCGCACCGACGTCACCGATCAGACCGTCGATCTGCGGGCGCGGATCGCAGCCCAGCAGGCCTCGGTCGATCGACTGACCGAGCTCATGTCTCAGGCGGGGTCCGTGGGCGACCTGATCGCGGCCGAGACCGCGCTCTCGGAACGCCAGGCCGCGCTCGACTCCGACACCCAGCAGCTCGCCTCGCTCGAAGACCGCGTCGCGCTGTCGGGCGTGACGGTGTCGCTCACGCCCGAGAGTGCCCCCGCGAAGGCGGACCCGGCCGGGTTCGGCGACGGATTCGCGGCGGGCTGGAACGGCCTCATCGCCGCCCTGAACGGCACGGTGGTCGCGCTCGGATTCTTGCTCCCGTGGATCGCGCTCGTCGCACTCGTCGGAGCGATCGTCTGGGGCGTGCGGCGCGCCGTCACGCGTCGGCGCACACGCGAACGCCCCACCGCATCCGACGAATAG
- a CDS encoding LLM class flavin-dependent oxidoreductase — MSRPQHFGWFLARGFGPHGWGHPYLDWNYRWTEPRLYQESARALEQAGFDLLIIEDAPSLGSADTIDLRVRHAFGGPKHDPLLLAPYMFAATEHLGVVPTVNPAAYLPYTAARQFASLQHLSGDRLGLNVVTDTGSARHFGTAPPLGHDAAYDRAEEWLGGIRSLWRSWGDGALLEDVAGGRYADGSRMLPTAHRGEYFSFDGPLNAVPFHEGDPIIVSPGGSGRGLGFAGANSDVQLALAPLDEKSIRAYRAKIHAAAEARGRSASDISVLFAIQPVLVSSAEEADRLVAASRNPDEETLRTIARRQSSDLETDLTALDLDAPLDLRVFADHVSHGSIRRLIGDHAPNTPLREILGAQARLGRLRDGSGFVGTAGELADRIEQLGDWGNDGVLLWGDLHPVTVHRMLDELVPILRRRGILRDEYDQGGLRANLRSF, encoded by the coding sequence GTGAGTCGCCCGCAGCACTTCGGCTGGTTCCTGGCCCGCGGCTTCGGCCCGCACGGGTGGGGTCATCCGTATCTCGACTGGAATTACCGCTGGACCGAGCCCCGGCTGTACCAGGAGTCCGCGCGCGCCCTGGAACAGGCCGGCTTCGACCTGCTGATCATCGAGGACGCCCCGTCTCTCGGTTCCGCCGACACGATCGACCTGCGGGTGCGCCACGCGTTCGGGGGCCCCAAACACGATCCGCTCCTGCTCGCTCCCTACATGTTCGCCGCCACGGAGCACCTCGGCGTGGTCCCGACCGTGAATCCCGCGGCGTACCTTCCGTACACGGCGGCACGTCAGTTCGCCTCGCTGCAGCACCTGAGCGGTGACCGTTTGGGCCTGAACGTCGTCACCGACACCGGCAGCGCCCGGCACTTCGGCACCGCCCCGCCCCTCGGTCACGACGCGGCGTACGACCGCGCGGAGGAGTGGCTCGGCGGCATCCGGTCGCTCTGGCGCAGCTGGGGGGACGGCGCGCTCCTCGAAGATGTCGCGGGCGGACGGTACGCCGACGGATCACGGATGCTGCCCACCGCGCACCGCGGCGAGTACTTCTCGTTCGACGGGCCGCTCAACGCCGTGCCGTTCCACGAGGGTGATCCGATCATCGTCTCCCCCGGCGGGTCGGGTCGCGGCCTCGGGTTCGCGGGCGCGAACTCCGATGTGCAGCTCGCGCTCGCCCCGCTCGATGAGAAGAGCATCCGCGCCTACCGCGCGAAGATCCACGCAGCGGCCGAAGCCCGCGGACGCTCGGCGAGTGACATCTCGGTGCTGTTCGCCATCCAACCCGTCCTCGTTTCTTCGGCGGAAGAGGCCGATCGGCTGGTGGCTGCCTCCCGGAATCCGGATGAGGAGACGCTCCGCACGATCGCGCGGCGCCAGTCGTCGGACCTGGAGACCGACCTCACCGCGCTCGATCTCGACGCTCCGCTCGACCTCCGCGTGTTCGCCGACCACGTCTCGCACGGCAGCATCCGTCGCCTGATCGGCGACCACGCCCCGAACACCCCGCTCCGCGAGATCCTCGGCGCGCAGGCGCGCTTGGGCCGGCTCCGCGACGGCTCGGGGTTCGTCGGCACCGCCGGCGAACTCGCCGATCGCATCGAGCAGCTCGGCGACTGGGGCAACGACGGCGTGCTCCTGTGGGGCGACCTGCATCCGGTCACCGTGCACCGGATGCTGGACGAACTCGTGCCGATCCTCCGCCGTCGCGGCATCCTCCGCGACGAGTACGACCAGGGCGGACTCCGCGCGAACCTCCGCTCGTTCTAG
- a CDS encoding RNA polymerase sigma factor: MATDAELIARAEGGEAEAFRQLYRRHVDAVYRIAVLLLEDRTDAEDAVQDAFVTAWGKLTGFRLEGESALPWLATICRFTCANRLRARRRERAHVVGPADEHLPATVDVEQDVVSAELAERIAREVGLLSDIDREIFVLCVAEGYAYGPAAAALGLSHGAVRNRLSRIRGRLRRTVEEGTPS; encoded by the coding sequence ATGGCGACGGACGCGGAGTTGATCGCGCGCGCGGAGGGCGGAGAGGCGGAAGCGTTCCGCCAGCTCTACCGCCGGCACGTGGACGCGGTGTATCGCATTGCGGTGCTGCTGCTGGAGGACCGGACGGATGCGGAGGACGCCGTTCAGGACGCCTTCGTCACGGCGTGGGGCAAGCTGACCGGGTTCCGGCTCGAGGGCGAGTCCGCGCTCCCCTGGCTCGCGACGATCTGCCGCTTCACGTGCGCGAATCGGCTGCGGGCGCGTCGTCGGGAACGCGCGCACGTCGTCGGTCCGGCCGATGAGCACCTGCCGGCCACGGTCGACGTGGAGCAGGACGTCGTCAGCGCAGAACTCGCCGAACGCATCGCACGCGAGGTGGGTCTCCTGTCGGACATCGACCGGGAGATCTTCGTGCTCTGCGTCGCCGAGGGGTACGCCTACGGCCCCGCGGCCGCGGCGCTCGGCCTCAGCCACGGCGCCGTCCGAAACCGTCTCTCCCGTATCCGCGGCCGGTTGCGGCGGACCGTCGAGGAGGGAACCCCATCATGA
- a CDS encoding copper resistance CopC family protein, whose product MTSTRPRSGRRAFVRTAVVLALTIGAVALGSQGASAHDSLTGTTPAAGETAASITEVSQRFSENLIDAGEGNFAEVTGPDGLHYEAGCSVLSGPTITTPVALGPAGTYRVAWRAVSSDGHPIADAYTFEYAPPAGTEAATGSPETACAAVAAEEGTAEGTAEGTEEGTVTTQSDPDADALTTSAAAPAAGSSADGLALGLGIGGVAVVIVAIAVVVILRSRRS is encoded by the coding sequence ATGACCTCCACCCGACCGAGATCCGGTCGCCGCGCGTTCGTCCGCACGGCCGTCGTCCTCGCGCTGACCATCGGTGCGGTCGCCCTGGGGTCCCAGGGTGCTTCGGCGCACGACAGTCTGACCGGCACGACGCCGGCCGCGGGGGAGACCGCGGCGAGCATCACCGAGGTCTCGCAGAGGTTCAGTGAGAACCTCATCGACGCCGGGGAAGGCAACTTCGCCGAAGTCACCGGACCCGACGGACTGCATTACGAGGCGGGATGTTCGGTGCTCAGCGGACCGACCATCACGACCCCGGTCGCCCTCGGGCCCGCCGGCACCTACCGTGTCGCGTGGCGCGCGGTGTCGTCCGACGGGCACCCCATCGCCGACGCGTACACGTTCGAGTACGCACCGCCCGCGGGCACCGAGGCGGCGACGGGTTCGCCCGAGACCGCCTGCGCCGCGGTCGCCGCGGAGGAGGGCACTGCGGAGGGCACTGCGGAGGGCACCGAGGAAGGCACTGTGACGACCCAGTCGGATCCGGATGCGGATGCCCTCACGACCTCCGCAGCGGCACCCGCCGCGGGGTCGAGCGCCGATGGGCTGGCCCTCGGGCTCGGCATCGGCGGCGTCGCCGTCGTCATCGTCGCCATCGCGGTCGTTGTGATCCTGCGGTCCCGCCGCAGCTGA
- a CDS encoding TerC/Alx family metal homeostasis membrane protein, translated as MGYEIPVWFEITALVALVLVLLADLLIILKRPHIPSMKEATLWVAFYVSLALVFAVILFGVTGSGDAAGEFVAGWLTEYSLSVDNLFVFVLLMSQFAVPRKYQQEVLMVGIIIALVLRGGFIMLGAVLIENLSWIFYVFGAFLIFTAWRQAFPGKEDHGAETETGLVRILRRFINISDSYDGSKLRTTVGGKRIWTPMILVFIAIGFTDLVFAIDSIPAIFGITQSPFIVFTANLFALMGLRQLFFLLGGLLEKLKYLHYGIAFILAFIGVKLFFHALHENELPFINGGEHVEWAPDISTLASLAVIIAAMAVATIASLIAARADEKSTTDADAAAKVAQEKGTPPTVEQPND; from the coding sequence ATGGGCTACGAAATCCCCGTGTGGTTCGAGATCACGGCGCTCGTCGCACTGGTGCTCGTGCTGCTGGCCGACCTTCTCATCATCCTGAAGAGGCCGCACATCCCCTCCATGAAGGAGGCCACACTGTGGGTCGCGTTCTACGTGTCCCTCGCGCTCGTGTTCGCCGTGATCCTCTTCGGGGTGACCGGCAGCGGCGACGCCGCGGGGGAGTTCGTCGCGGGCTGGCTCACCGAGTACAGCCTCTCGGTCGACAATCTGTTCGTCTTCGTCCTCCTGATGAGTCAGTTCGCGGTTCCGCGCAAATACCAGCAGGAAGTGCTGATGGTGGGCATCATCATCGCGCTCGTGCTGCGCGGCGGCTTCATCATGCTCGGCGCTGTGCTGATCGAGAACCTAAGCTGGATCTTCTACGTCTTCGGGGCGTTCCTCATCTTCACCGCCTGGCGTCAGGCGTTCCCCGGCAAAGAAGACCACGGCGCCGAGACCGAGACCGGACTCGTGCGGATCCTTCGCCGCTTCATCAACATCAGCGACTCCTACGACGGGTCGAAGCTGCGCACAACGGTCGGGGGCAAGCGCATCTGGACGCCGATGATCCTCGTGTTCATCGCGATCGGTTTCACCGACCTCGTCTTCGCCATCGACTCGATCCCGGCCATCTTCGGCATCACCCAGAGTCCGTTCATCGTCTTCACGGCCAACCTCTTCGCCCTGATGGGCCTGCGTCAGCTGTTCTTCCTGCTCGGCGGCCTGCTCGAAAAGCTCAAGTACCTGCACTACGGAATCGCGTTCATCCTCGCCTTCATCGGCGTGAAGCTCTTCTTCCACGCGTTGCACGAGAACGAGCTGCCCTTCATCAACGGCGGAGAGCACGTCGAGTGGGCCCCCGACATCTCGACGCTCGCGTCGCTCGCGGTGATCATCGCCGCAATGGCGGTCGCGACGATCGCGAGCCTCATCGCCGCGCGCGCAGACGAGAAGAGCACGACCGACGCGGATGCGGCGGCGAAGGTCGCCCAGGAGAAGGGCACTCCGCCGACCGTCGAGCAGCCGAACGACTGA
- a CDS encoding MBL fold metallo-hydrolase — protein sequence MRITKHEHAALTLEKQGRKLIIDPGVFTASLEPLDNIVGVVITHEHPDHWTGDHLDRILMANPGIPIVAPQGLANAAPGYPITVVSPGDSIDIDSFHLEFFGGEHAVIHESIPVIDNVGVLVDDGFYYPGDSYSVPKGAAVEVLAAPVGAPWLKIGDAMDFVLAVKPRRVFGTHDMTLSVAGRDMGLSRLRWAVEQNGGEFIALEPGDSTEL from the coding sequence ATGCGTATCACCAAGCACGAGCACGCCGCCCTCACTCTCGAGAAGCAGGGCCGCAAGCTCATCATCGATCCCGGGGTCTTCACCGCTTCCCTGGAGCCCCTCGACAACATCGTGGGGGTCGTCATCACCCACGAGCACCCCGACCACTGGACCGGCGATCACCTCGACCGCATCCTGATGGCGAACCCGGGCATCCCGATCGTCGCGCCGCAGGGTCTCGCGAACGCGGCTCCGGGGTACCCGATCACGGTCGTCTCCCCCGGCGACAGCATCGACATCGACTCGTTCCATCTCGAGTTCTTCGGCGGCGAGCACGCGGTGATCCACGAGAGCATCCCGGTGATCGACAACGTCGGCGTTCTCGTCGACGATGGGTTCTACTACCCGGGCGACTCGTACAGCGTGCCGAAGGGCGCCGCCGTCGAGGTGCTGGCGGCCCCCGTGGGTGCGCCGTGGCTGAAGATCGGCGACGCGATGGACTTCGTCCTCGCCGTGAAGCCGCGCCGCGTCTTCGGAACGCACGACATGACCCTGTCGGTCGCGGGTCGTGACATGGGGCTCAGCCGGCTCCGTTGGGCCGTGGAGCAGAACGGCGGCGAGTTCATCGCTCTCGAGCCGGGCGACAGCACGGAGCTGTAG
- a CDS encoding YcnI family copper-binding membrane protein: protein MSSKNTVRRALVGLTAGVALAIAVPLVASAHVTVNPNQAEPGSYSAVVFRVPNESETASTVKLEVTLPTDTPFTSVRYEPIPGWTTTIVRSTLPAPVEVAGNTISEAATSIIWEAEPGAGIAQGQFQNMTVSLGPVPDVGSILLPAVQTYDDGEVAEWTATPDEVAADDTLDPAPVLYVNDAPPADEHSGSHATDTTDHDTTVTAAAPADPQAGVSLGLSIAALVIAALAAVLAALGLARRPRKA from the coding sequence ATGTCATCGAAGAACACAGTTCGTCGCGCCCTCGTGGGCCTGACCGCCGGCGTCGCCCTCGCGATCGCGGTGCCACTCGTCGCATCCGCACACGTCACCGTCAACCCGAATCAGGCAGAGCCTGGCAGCTACTCCGCGGTCGTCTTCCGCGTGCCCAACGAGTCCGAGACCGCCTCCACGGTGAAGCTCGAAGTCACCCTTCCGACCGACACCCCGTTCACGAGCGTGCGCTACGAGCCGATCCCGGGATGGACGACCACGATCGTGCGGTCGACGCTGCCGGCGCCGGTGGAAGTCGCCGGAAACACGATCTCCGAGGCCGCGACGAGCATCATCTGGGAGGCGGAGCCGGGCGCCGGCATCGCGCAGGGCCAGTTCCAGAACATGACCGTCTCGCTCGGCCCGGTGCCCGATGTCGGCAGCATCCTGTTGCCCGCCGTGCAGACGTACGACGACGGCGAGGTCGCCGAGTGGACGGCGACGCCCGACGAGGTCGCCGCCGACGACACCCTGGACCCGGCACCCGTGCTCTACGTCAACGACGCCCCGCCGGCCGACGAGCACTCGGGCAGCCACGCCACCGACACGACCGACCACGACACGACCGTGACCGCGGCCGCCCCGGCGGACCCGCAGGCCGGGGTCTCGCTCGGACTCAGCATCGCCGCGCTCGTGATCGCGGCCCTCGCGGCCGTCCTCGCCGCGCTCGGCCTCGCGCGTCGTCCGCGCAAGGCATGA